The Geotrypetes seraphini chromosome 2, aGeoSer1.1, whole genome shotgun sequence genome contains the following window.
GAAGTCATCGGGCCATCGCAAGACCGGCCCGCCATACTTGGCTTCTAAGCTCTtggcctcttcctcttcctcagttGCCATATCGGTGACTTGTTGGGCTAAGGCAGTCATAACTTCAGCCATACTACCCAATTCTTCGTCCCGTATTTTATTAACCTGACCTTGAATGTCTGCCATACCCTTTTCCAATCCCTTTAAGGAGTTCTGATACAGGCTAACCTGTTGTTTCTGTTGTTCCACCTGCTCTTTAGGAATGTGATTCTGCTTTGACCACTTTTCAGACTCCTGCTGTTTGTCAGTCAAAGCTTTACATACCATTTCAAGGTCTTTTATATTCTGGACAACCTTTTGTTGTTGGGACAAATTACTAGCAAGCTGTATCCTAACCTGCTGTACCTGGTCATCCATCTGAGTCACTAAACTTTGGAGTTTCTTATACTCTTGCTGACATTGTTCTACAATATCTCCTGTAAGCTTTTTAGACCAACCTTCAGGGGGTTCCTGGGTAGGAGTGTCATGGCCTTCCCTCTGTTTCCTTATCAGAATTGACCACTGATGTTGAGCTGCTTCCAGCTCTTTCTTCCACTCCTCCCTTTGTTGGGCGCTTATCTGCTGTAAGTCCCCTTTCAGCACCTTAATATCTTCCCGCAGAGCCCCTAAGTTTTCTCCCTGAGTGTCAGCACTCTTCTGGGTTCCTTCCGGGGAAGTGCACTGAATCTCGGCCCCCTCTGTGTTCCCTGTAGAGCCAAACCCTTTTTGACCCCTCTTTGTGTCACGGAGATGGGTCCAACGTTCCAACTTTGCGTGCCAAATGCGCTCACATATCATTTGGGCAATACGTTGGCCAGGCTTAACGCTATAGTCTGCGTTCCCTTGGTTGACTAATACAACCCCTAGGTTACCCCGAAAATCAGGATCCACTACTCCTGCAGCTACATCAATGGCATGTTCTAGGGCCAAACCTGATCGTGGGGCTATCCTAAGATAGGACCCGGGCGGCATAGACACCTGCAGGTCTGTATGTACCAGGGCTCTACTCTTAGAGGGAATTATCAATTCCTCCGCAGCATACAAATCAAAGCCCGCTGCCCGTGAATAAGCCTGTGTAGGGGCGTGAGCATTATCAGAAAGAAGCACCCACCGAATTACTGGGGTCCATCTTTTCCGATGAGGCCCCCATCCCTGGGACCTGCGCCAGGAGGGACGCCTAAAATGACCACTTTCCTCTGGGATGTGGGCACCTAGCACCTGCTTGGCTACCCCTGTAAGGGAATCATTTTGTTCGTGTTTTCCCACTCCCGCTAGGTCCTTTACTGGGGTCTGGGTAAGCCAATCCCTCCCTAGAATCACCGGATAAGGAGAGGAATCTAAGACAGCCACGGATAGATGTCTTCTTACCCCCCCATAATCGACTACAACAGGGTGTAACGGGTACTTCCTAACAACCCCATGTATGCAAACTATGGGCACCTTTTTATCAATCTTTTTACTTTGTTCCTTTCTGAGCAGCTGGTGCCAGAAGGATTGAGACACTACCGACTGTTCGGCCCCCGTGTCTACCAGAGCATTCACTTTTCGTCCTGCTATGGCCACCTGTACTCTATATTCCCCTGAAATTATATCACAGCCTCCCCGACCTATTACAAAATCTCTTCTTACCCGGCAGTTCCGCTGTATATGGCCCACTTTACCACAGCGGAGACATTTGGGTCCTTCCCTACGTGCGGGACCCCCGGGCTCAGGAGTTTTCATCTCCCTAAAGGGTGGATTTTGGGGAATGGTGTGTCTATTGGTAT
Protein-coding sequences here:
- the LOC117355817 gene encoding uncharacterized protein LOC117355817, whose protein sequence is MEQQQVLALIAGERQKQIQEMQEVFQTSQDRWNQVQDCAMTQHQELMAAMGEKSRLFVQFFQAPQQPMMGAPLVNPAPQQLVGANPLAWMHLHKITPDDEPDDFLSAFERTANAAGWPQEQWAARLLPCLAGETLAAFQTLNPDLASNYQNVKAHILDYLGYTHEHYRQKFRSAKMGDYERPKALVQRLTKMAERWLQPCLADPRALFAEIIKEQCLESMPKELRGWVQKQGCKSLMQVLEVSEAYLDARGSAGEVRLVPSSRGESGKESTHTNRHTIPQNPPFREMKTPEPGGPARREGPKCLRCGKVGHIQRNCRVRRDFVIGRGGCDIISGEYRVQVAIAGRKVNALVDTGAEQSVVSQSFWHQLLRKEQSKKIDKKVPIVCIHGVVRKYPLHPVVVDYGGVRRHLSVAVLDSSPYPVILGRDWLTQTPVKDLAGVGKHEQNDSLTGVAKQVLGAHIPEESGHFRRPSWRRSQGWGPHRKRWTPVIRWVLLSDNAHAPTQAYSRAAGFDLYAAEELIIPSKSRALVHTDLQVSMPPGSYLRIAPRSGLALEHAIDVAAGVVDPDFRGNLGVVLVNQGNADYSVKPGQRIAQMICERIWHAKLERWTHLRDTKRGQKGFGSTGNTEGAEIQCTSPEGTQKSADTQGENLGALREDIKVLKGDLQQISAQQREEWKKELEAAQHQWSILIRKQREGHDTPTQEPPEGWSKKLTGDIVEQCQQEYKKLQSLVTQMDDQVQQVRIQLASNLSQQQKVVQNIKDLEMVCKALTDKQQESEKWSKQNHIPKEQVEQQKQQVSLYQNSLKGLEKGMADIQGQVNKIRDEELGSMAEVMTALAQQVTDMATEEEEEAKSLEAKYGGPVLRWPDDFRDPEPPTVQTGKKGGKARNCY